A portion of the Prinia subflava isolate CZ2003 ecotype Zambia chromosome 35, Cam_Psub_1.2, whole genome shotgun sequence genome contains these proteins:
- the PRUNE1 gene encoding exopolyphosphatase PRUNE1: MERFVAGSRAALQDHIQQRQEIHVVMGNEACDLDSAVSALALAYFLAQTSPAPGAAVVPVLNIPRADFALRTETTFLLRERGIPAAALVFRDEIDLGALHRAGLLSLTLVDHHVLPGADAALEEAVVEVLDHRPLERDRGPPCRVTVEPVGSCATLVTERILQGPPGVLDGATAALLHATILLDCINLSPAAGKVTPRDVACVSLLEERFPELPARDAVFGALQAAKFDVTGLTTEQMLRKDLKVLSNDDVVVGISGVFEDLETFLLRPGLLQDLEAFCQGRGYAGLVAMTVSFNEHYEPTRKLAVYSRQEPLRTTLCRALEEATTPSLLLQPLPSPWPCVATYAQGNAVAARKKVLPILRAALGGPGAAGGPEEEVVPPPTPMNSLVEECPLAQAVPPLCPQDVLERVSRIAVGQPPGSPK, from the exons TCTCGGCGCTGGCCCTGGCCTATTTCCTGGCCCAG ACGTCCCCGGCGCCCGGAGCCGCCGTCGTGCCGGTGCTGAACATCCCCCGCGCCGACTTCGCGCTGCGGACGGAGACGACGTTCCTGCTGCGGGAGCGGGGGATCCCGGCGGCCGCGCTCGTCTTCCGGGACGAGATCGACCTGGGGGCGCTGCACCGCGCCGGGCTGCTCTCCCTGACGCTGGTGGATCACCACGTCCTGCCCGG TGCCGACGCCgccctggaggaggctgtggtgGAGGTCCTGGACCACCGGCCGCTGGAGCGGGACCGTGGCCCCCCGTGCCGGGTGACCGTGGAGCCCGTGGGCTCCTGCGCCACGCTGGTGACCGAGCGCATCCTGCAGGGCCCCCCGGGCGTGCTGGACGGAGCCACGGCCGCGCTGCTGCACG CCACCATCCTGCTGGACTGCATCAACCTGAGCCCGGCCGCGGGCAAGGTGACTCCCAGGGACGTGGCCTGCGTGtccctgctggaggagaggtTCCCAGAGCTGCCGGCCCGTGATGCCGTGTTCGGAGCCCTGCAGGCGGCCAAGTTCGATGTCACAG GGCTGACGACAGAGCAGATGCTGCGGAAGGACCTCAAAGTCCTCTCCAACGACGACGTGGTCGTTGGCATCAGCGGCGTCTTCGAGGACCTGGAA ACGTTCCTGCTCCGGCCTGGCTTGCTGCAGGACCTGGAGGCTTTCTGCCAGGGCCGTGGCTACGCGGGGCTGGTGGCCATGACCGTGTCCTTTAACGAGCACTACGAGCCCACGCGGAAGCTCGCGGTCTACAGCCGGCAGGAGCCCCTCCGCACCACG ctgtgccGGGCGCTGGAGGAGGCGACGACGCCgtcgctgctgctgcagccgctgcccagcccctggccctgcgTGGCCACCTACGCCCAGGGCAACGCCGTGGCCGCTCGCAAGAAGGTGCTGCCCATCCTGCGGGCAGCGCTGGGgggcccgggggctgcggggggccCCGAGGAGGAGGTGGTGCCCCCGCCCACCCCCATGAACAGCCTGGTGGAGGAGTGTCCCCTGGCACAGGCCGTGCccccgctgtgtccccaggACGTGCTGGAGCGGGTCAGCCGCATCGCCGTGGGGCAGCCCCCCGGCTCCCCCAAATAG
- the CDC42SE1 gene encoding CDC42 small effector protein 1, with translation MSDFWHKLGCCVVEKPQPKKRRRRIDRSMIGEPMNFVHLTHIGSGDMAAGEGLPMTGAVQEMRSKGGRERQWSNSRVL, from the exons ATGAGCGACTTCTGGCACAAGCTGGGCTGCTGCGTGGTGGAGAAGCCCCAGCCC aagaaaaggaggagacGGATCGACCGCTCCATGATCGGGGAGCCCATGAACTTCGTGCACCTGACACACATCGGCTCCGGAGACATGGCTGCGGGAGAGGGGCTGCCCATG actggtgctgtgcaggagaTGAGGTCCAAGGGCGGCCGGGAGCGACAGTGGAGCAACTCCCGTGTGTTGTAG